ATCTCCGACTTGATGAAATGGCGGAACTGGATGATGTTGGACGAGACCTCAAATTCCTCGGGGAAACTGTCCAGACGGCTCTTGGACACCTGCACCAGGCGGCCTTTGACTGCCTCGATGAACGTGGGGTCGCTGCAGTAGACTTTGAGGCCCTGGGATCGCTCGTGGCTGTCGGTCACCTCCAGGAAGGCGGTCTCCTGCTGGGCGGCTTGCCGCTGCTCCCAGTCCGCCACCGCCTGGGCCAGGTCATCCAGGCGGTAGAACTGGGCCTCGCGCTTCAGGAGCTCGGCTTCCTTGAAGTCCTCGGGCAGCAGCAGCTCGCCTAGGCGCAGGAAGTTCAGGATGTGGCGGAAGACGGGGCCGTCCCGGTCTATGAACGCGTTGCCCATAGAGTCCACATGCTGAACAGGTCTTTTGCCGCTGGCGACCTCCTCCAGCAGTGAGCCGGGGTGCCTGGCCAGCGTCTGTCTCTGAGTGGCATACAGGTAGCCCCCCACGTTGAGGGTGACGGTGGCCGAGGACGACTTCTTGAAGCTCTTGCTGGGCTGCAGCAGGTCCGGATTGATCTCCCTCAGCTCGCTGTCCATCCTCCGGAGGTTCCAGTCCATGCCGAGGCGCGCGGTCTGTGGCGTGAGCGAGCAGGAGCGGCGCTGGCATGGACCGCTAGCTGCCGAGACTGGCGCTGGAGCCGAGCCTCTTACTGCCGCTCGGCGGAGGAGACAGGGTGGGCTcggtgagggggcggggggcggagAAACAGAGCCGCTTGCCTGGCCTCCATTCAGAAGGCATGATTTAATCACCCCTCCGCTCCATGCGCTCGCTGCCGCTGACGTGCTCGGCAATTAGCGCCGCTCCCTCAGATGAAAAGCGTCCTCAGCTGGACAGCGGCACGTGAGCTGACAGGAGAGGGAGGCAATCTCAGGGAAGTAAGCTTATAATCTGCAAcaagcgggggggtgggggggggcacatattTATAAATGGGCTCATTGTGTGTTTGCACTTATCCGAAGCAAAACTTGACATTTCAAGCCCTCGGACTTTGGTCCtcaacattatttcctgattgtTCGGTAGCCACTGTGTCCGTAGGCACAAGAACACAGGATCTGCGGCGATTCGGAATTGTTGTGATTCTCTCAGATACTGTGACTGGGGAGAATCGGTACCCAGCCTGACTGTGGTGTTTTTAATACTCCGTCACGTTCTCGGGGAAGAGCTGGCCTAATTAACTGCAATGGATGAGGGAGTTGGACAAATTCCTTTGTGTCGTCCTATATTAATGCACACGGGATCCGGCGTGTAATTGGCTCTATGGTTCCCCCTGGGCCAACGTCGTACCGTAAGGGTGTGGCCATGGTACGCTGTCACAATACCAAACACAATATAGGACAGGACTGTTGTGTCAATAACCTCTGAGGCTATGGTTCAACCAGACATGCCAAATATAGTACTCTGTCGATCCGGGCAGACAGTGACACTTGGGCCTTGACTTATATGTCAGCAGGGAGACTGGCTCCATAAAGACAGCTGCCGAAATGTGTGCTGGGAAACTGTGCGAAGTAATTACAAAATAACAAGTTGACATCTGAGAGAGCCTGTCCCTGAGGGTGACTGGATGACTGACAAGCAGCCAGGGCTGACAGACCCGATTCCCGGCACAAAATGAGACTCTGTAATTGTGCTTCACAGTGTGGCTGATTTTATTCATGAAGTAAGACCACGATGGCATAAACTATGAATGTATATGTAGGCAGTGCTTGTAGAAATGAGTATGTGATGTTCAATCTGTTTCTGGGAACCTTGAGGTGATGCTATATCACACATGGCAGAGGGCCCTGATGAGAGAGATGTCTCATCTCTGGAGATCCATAGTCTTGGCTGGACTGTCTGGCTGTAGTTATTTCTGACTGCTGAGTGCATAACAAGGAATAATTATCGAGGGGCAGtttttatgtacagtatgcagttgtttatgtatatgatgagctatatgtttatatatatttgtttacaTTAATTATATTTTCTCGTCTAGCATGAATTTAATTTGATCTGAGTACTGCATGCTTTTAAGTAGCTGTTACTCGAAACAGTTCTTTTATATTAATGACCAGATATTCTGTTCAGTTAATGGGAATATATAAATATCGAATTTTTCCAGTTCTGTATTTAGTAATGACTGTAAGAGCCTCCCTGTACTGGGAACCATTTACAATCCTGCAGAGAAGGAGGTAATAACGCAGTTTGTCTTTTTGCATCTCCTTGGTGTCCTGGCAATTGAAAGATCTTTGATGTCTCAGAAGCAgtctatttaatatttaatcattCCACAGGATGGGGGAGGGAAGAGCCTTTGCTCTGTCATCCAGTTAAATagaaatgcatttcagtttCCCTGACAGTACCTACAAGGCAGTAGGGGGCTGTCACCTTCCAGGTGGAGCTCTGGGCTGGGTTTGATGGATCTGATCCTGACCGGGTTTTGGTTCGGCACTGGCTGTGGTCACCATCCTTCTGTCTCCCCACGTTTCTGAAGGTGATTCATGGTGAGCTGCAGGATGAGGAAGGGGGTTAGGCATGGAATAGGCCTCGTCCTGCCAGGGGGAGCTAAAATGAACATAGATGCAGGGACCCTGGTGAACACGGGACCCCTTTGGCCCCCGCAGGGGCGGATATGCGCCGCACCGCTTCGAGGAACCAGGCTAATCCTCAGAGAGCAGCCTTCGGGGGCTGCGAGGACTCAGCTGGCAGGGGCTGTTTGAGGGGGCGGCTGACCGACCTCTCCGAAACCACCTACACTGGCATTGGGGCCTGAAGCAACAGAGCCCTGGACCCTCCTTCTCCTTCCgcatctccacccccccccccccccccccgccaccacctcggCAGGCTGCGTACGGCTCCTCAATAACATTATGGAAATGTTATCGGCATTATGCAACCCAGAGGCTCAGAGCAGCCAACGGACGGCATAACTTTTGTTTTCAGAAAACGACGGCCTGTTTGTTGTAAACCGAAAACTGGAATGTTAACTGTTAGCGGCCCCGGTCCTGACCCCGGCTTCTGCCTTCTGGGTAATTGCGAAGCAAGTGGATGCTTCAGCGCTGCCTGGCGGTTTTGAGACCGTAGTGTGGGCGTGTTTATGGAGTTATTATATCAAACGGCACAGGCACTCCATCGTGTGATAATTACAGATAATTGTGTCCATTATCAAAACTGTTATGATGTTGTGCTCGGGAACCGGTGCTGATTGGCTAAGTGACGTCAGCCACCCAAAACTTGCACTCTTGGCCGTCGCGATGTATCTTAAAAATTGTTACGGAACAATTGTGACTTAACTGCATTGATTGACTTAATGAAATCCTCAATAGACTGAAAAAACTATTACATGGCTTTAACAAAAAAGCATATATTTCTGGACAGAAGGAGAGAGTGATAGGTGAATCATTTCAAATGTCAAGTTGATTTAATATAGTGTATATTTTTTTGGAGAGTTCCTTCGAGTGAAAGGCCTATTAGCATTTAGTGGATGTCTCCTGATTTTTCAATCTTGGCCAGGCCGGATGTAACAATTGACCACGGAGGGCATGAAATCACGTCAGATAGCTTTGCTGACGAATGTGTTGCCGAATACATACTTAGGAATCTTTCTTCATTCAATCGGAGTCACTTGAACAACCAGGCGAAtgatttttggttttatttctaCAAATTTGCCCAATCGGCGGTCCAGCGATCTGAATGCAGAGCTGAGGCTAACGATGAGTAACTTAAAGACACGTctgtagattaaaaaaaaaatattacattacaaaGTCTGGACAATTCATAAGAATAATTTAAGAGCTTGGGGTGGCAGGGTGGTTGGCACTGTGGCAGGGTTGCAAGACTTGGTCACCTGGTTGGAGTGAGACTTTCAATTCGGCTCAAGTCTGCACACGTGTTTAGATGCATGTGACAATTTTactaccttgtaaatagtctggaGGGTTTGAAAATTACCCCGATGCGGTAAGATTCCTTGCGTGAGAGtttgaaagcatgagtgtcacagatgcgtgagagttgatGACcctgctgttgcctcacacctctaggaccgGTGTTTGAATCTGTTGTCTCCCCGTGGCATCATGGCATCTCCGTTGGGTTTTGCAGTTATCCTCCACAGACCAAAACCATGGTAAGTccaattggagttgccaaattgtgtGTATGCCCTAGGAAGGATAGGAGCACTATCCTGGGGTAGTCCCTCCCTGTAGATCCAAATTCCTGTGACGCTGCtgaagatatatatataaaaaaaaagtatagaAAATAGACAGATGGAACTTAAGGATTTTCTTTCCTATAAAGGTTATTAATGGTTTTGCTAACAGAGCATGCTGTCATCATACTCTTTCTCTTGGAATTGCTTTTAATCCGCTCTGTCAATGCCACCTTTTTTTATGTCATCTGTCCCAGCATGGTAAAAACAGACCAGTAGATGTTACAAACTGCAGCCCATTGCAGCCACAGACCACATACCCTGATCCAATCACGTCTGTGTAAATTATAACAATGGGAAACAATAGCGGTTTCAATCCACCATTTCCTGAAGAATGTAATTATCTTGAGCTAGAGGCTGATTTTATTATGCATGTCAAGAATTGTGAGTTATTAGCAGTGTTAGCCCGCGCTAGCCAGTAAGATGGTGGTTCTAATGCATGCTGAGAATTACAAGATGGAAGATTGGCAGCTAGCGTGGGCTAACCAATCTGCAGATCACATTAGTTAAGCATAAGTAGATACAGGAGGATTAGCATAACTAGGAAAAGAAAGTAAGGAAGACAAAAGAGGGTTAAGTACTTAACCTGTGATTCATATGCTGCCTTTCATTAGCAAAAGTGATTAGGTCTCTTCACCTACAAATCACGAACGCCCTGCAGTTAAATCtcccacacaccgtgtaaaCAATACGTGCTATACATAATATCCCCTTTGAAATGATACTCTTACAGAACTCGGAAAtcatgaaattatgcaaacatGGAAGCTTTTTTAATAGATCTGAGTGGGATACACTCTGCCAAGTTCCTTAGTCTTATGGCGCCAACACTCCTGACACCTAGTGGCCAAATTGTGAAATCACACGAAAAGGTTAGCATTTCAAAAACAGGCACTTAGAAAGTTTTGTGTGCAACACAAGGAGCTTGGCACTTTTTAAAGAGGACTTGTTATTCCTCCACAGCAGTATTGGAGACTCCGACTTCTTGGCCTTCAAAGCTGCACTGTTATGAAACATCTAGCCTCCAAGCATTTAAATAACAAGAAGGATAATTCTGTATGGAATTGAAAACAGCATCATCAAGGGCATTGACAGGCCAACATGGGAGTTCAAACCATAGTACTACGCCTACACAAAAGGGATGAAGGAAAGAATCTTAATATTCATATTTAGGCACTTAGGAAAAAAATCTACAACAGACTACTGTTCTAGCATACTGCCCTGAGCATTCAAACGATCTCCTGGCAGCAACAGATGTAAGCCAGCACACTGAACCATAATCAGGGTAGACAAAAAACATCTTGGGGGAGAAAAAAACCCCACTGCAGATGACTGAATCACTGCTTCTTGTGTAGTGCTACAGAACACCCACTTATTGGTTATTCAAATACTAGTATCCTCTAAAAGCAGATTTGGTTTGTCGCTAATATAGCCAAGAACTTTGGACAAACAGGATCACCATATAGCACATGAAGATTTGTCCAGTAGTTTATTAGATATCTTACAGCTCAGGAAATCAAAATGATTCTTTAAGGAAGCGGGCATTTTATTTCACACAACCGAATGCAGAGCAAGTGGCAAGTCCTGCAAGAATGACCTAATTGCGGCCTGGAAGTGGGTGGGGGGTCAAATACAATACTGCCTTTATCCATCCCCAATAGCATTTGACACTGGAAACCCGTAAAGGCTGAATTTGGGCTGGGGACAAACATGTAACctgacatttaaaataatgcttCCATTCCAAATAAGGAGCACATGAGCAGCCAGGGTCCTCATCTTGGGTCAGTACTGATGAAACGAAGCAGCCAGTGGAGGCAAAACGGTCTTCAGAGATGTCACTGCAACCAAACGGAATGCAAAGTATCATTCCACCACCCACATAATGCAAGGGTAAGAAACAAAGATAAGGGCAAACGTATTTATCGCTCAATGGCTGTTGTTAGAAGGCAGCTGAGTCAGAGGTAACAACTGAAGATGTTCACATCAACTTACACATTTCTCAATTTCCAGACCATCCTTGAAAAAGGTCATAAAGGGGGTGACGCCATCCTCACGGAAGTCCAACAGACCAACCATGCCATCTGGGTTCATGGACTCTCCTGTGAAAAACTAAACCAGGGGACAGAAATTATTTGCTGAACCCACCAGAGGAAGGACATGGTCACTGGTGTCCCGTCAGCATGCTCAGATTAAGTTCCTTTTCACAGGCCTAGACCTTCAAAGGTGTCCTAAGATGATCATCACGGCACGTCTTTGAAGACCAGAAGAGACAGGGACTCGGCTTACCTGGAAGTTCTTCATGTTACCCATGATCTTTTTGATATCTTCCTGTACACCAGCCATGAAGGGCTTCACTCTGTCGGGGTTGGTCTCTTCCAGCTTTGTCTTGAGCCTAACGTGACACAGAAGCATTATACACTGTCAAAAGAAGACACCAAAAACAAATGGTTCCCAGTACAGGGCGGCTCTTACAGTCATTACTAAATACAGAACTGGAAAAACTCAATATTTATATATTCCCATTAACTGAACAGAATATCATCTGGTCATTAATATAAAAGAACTGCTCATCCTCACATAATAACCAGAGACCACTTGTATGAAGATGAAACACGCCTGATTTGAGACTGACACCACTAAACTCAACTCATGCTAGAGTGAAAAAATATTCAGTCTTTGCAGTGTTGAGCGAAAATGGGCGCAACTAGATATACCTCGGTATTTTCATTCAGCAAAATTTATTGTGGAggacccctccccctccaagATACCAGAATAGAGTcgcttttaaaaatgttgcaTAGCAAGACAAAAGAAAAGATACGTTAGGTAGCAGCATGTTTTAAAGAGGGAAATATGAATTAGCTGTATGAAGGGTGGGATGGGCTGGCAATTTCTTAAGATCACAAAAGCAGTCCCAGATTTTATTACTGATAAACTTTGTCATaactagggttgcaaaattctaggaatattcttgttaattcccatactttcccgttaattcccatggaaagtttctaatgtggaatatttccaaaactcCCCAGCTCAACTTCCCATGGAACggaaagtttcaggaaaatttccagccctttgcaaccctagtcATAACAGTGCAAAAGCTCAAAATCATATCCTCCTCCATTTTGCACTGCTGTGAGACTGTACCTTATCCACACCCCATTCAGACCAGTCTAGCAACGCTAATTTGCCGGTCATTTAAGTAATCTAGGAGCCAAACTGGCCTGCTAATTCCCCTTCGCCAGTGGAAGCTAATTCTGCTTGTCCCGTCGAGGAACTAGAATGGATCTGAATGaggggcattttttt
This window of the Paramormyrops kingsleyae isolate MSU_618 chromosome 1, PKINGS_0.4, whole genome shotgun sequence genome carries:
- the LOC111835362 gene encoding BTB/POZ domain-containing protein KCTD4-like: MDWNLRRMDSELREINPDLLQPSKSFKKSSSATVTLNVGGYLYATQRQTLARHPGSLLEEVASGKRPVQHVDSMGNAFIDRDGPVFRHILNFLRLGELLLPEDFKEAELLKREAQFYRLDDLAQAVADWEQRQAAQQETAFLEVTDSHERSQGLKVYCSDPTFIEAVKGRLVQVSKSRLDSFPEEFEVSSNIIQFRHFIKSEMGSRLVLKEDSTFLCKLECLKLEIVLLALKGGYRVLTNLDSSRGSVVQCEALHFVK